GAGTTGGTCCAATCTTTTGAGTTATTTTCGGGTAGTTGGATGTTGGTCTCCCAGTAGGCATGCGCGGCATACAACCAAAATAGGGAAAAGTGATTGCTCAAGGAAGGATTTTTGTTTGAtgcttaattttttgttttgcttaaaaaagttttatttataagtcgGTGTAAATTAGGACACACACTTACAATATTACTGATgatataagatttaatttataaaaaaaaaaattataagtttaaATATTGCAACTCTAATCATTTATATCAATAATTCGAATGTTCATCATGTTACactcttttgaaaaattaaaaatacatacaatatcTATATGAAGAGCAAAACCCAGAATCCAAAGGAAAGAGTTATAAGGACAATTATTTGTAACTTTACTCCTTATATTATTCATACTCGTGATCTCTGATCACTAACCCAAAAATACAACATTAAGTTGGCCTATTATTTATATTGCAACATGACCAAGAACACTCTGCTGACAAAGCATACAATACAATACAATACCGTAGTAACTAGAGAGaaactaataatcaattacatagTAACCCATGCAATGACCATACTTCTTTataataaaacagaaaaatattattaaaattgaaagagaTTTCCAATTAATTTAGAGCTGAATGTTTGAGTCATAAGCAACCCCAGATTTCCACAAAGCAGGCAGATCATTTTTGGATTCCACCCAACCGCTGCCACCCACTTGAAACCTTACTTTTATTGGACCACTTGGTACTTGATTAGACAGCTCCCACACTGCCCCAAAGGCTTTATGCATGCCCCTCCAATGTTTGCAATCCTCCTTCATGCAACATCAAATGAACAAAGACGACAGCCCATCCGTCAGTATATAATAATGATCATCATCTCATTTGTTGAATACGTATCTTTTAATAAAACCTTATTTGTGCAAATTTAGAGGGTGCAAGTTGCGATATaaactctttaataaaaaagtaaaagtcattaaaaaatttaaatttttcaaaggcGAGGCTTGCTCCAAACTCTCAAAGGCATGGGGtttcataaaattcatatagCATTAATTATATGAACGTACCTGACACAATTCGACCGCTGTGATGTCGTTTTTTCCAGCTGCATATATAACCACTAGAGCAAGATAATTAGGATATTTGCTTTGCTCATGGACCTTGAACATAAGGTTGTGACCAGGGAAGCGGCATGAGACCCTTTGGTATTCTACATCGATCACGCCACGATCAAACAATTCCTTGTCCCCTTTGGTTCCAGGGCGTGCCAATCTTTCGTAGGCTCGAGAGCTGAGTATGAAGTCAATGTTGTCACCTTTACTGAAGTCAGTCACTACCACATTCACTCCATCCTTACTACAATATTGTGATGATGTGCACCTAACCTGAAGAGTacgtcatcatcaataaaaccaCTAATCATACatgctatattattattattattattatggagaCCGAGTAGAGCAAATTATATAGGTTACTTCTTCATTAGTGCTATTTAACACAATCATTGTCCTTGAGTTTCATATGATAGGAAGGGTGTTTCAAGTTAAAGCAAGCTCAAACAGGTTGGGGTAAaccatgctagctagctagttactGTGCTATGCTTTATTCACAACACTTAATACACTTAATTATTCATGCATTACAAtgcattatattatttattaggtTAGTGAGTACGTAAACTATTACTTATTATGGGAcccattatatttattaaaaaatcaacGATGTGTCAAAAAAGAGGCTTGTAATATTACTTGATAGCATGCACCACAACCAGTTGCGTTCTTATACAGCTTAGAGACTCCAGCCACACTGCCATCATTGACAGTCCTTCCGAATTCTCCAAACCCACAAGTTCCACCTATATGATCACCATTTCATGAGTCAATTGTACACAGATGATATATAAACCGAATAATTTTTACGCTTGCTAATTATTGGTATTAATTAGTAtttggtagagaaagaaagTTGTTCAAAATAGTTGAGCAAATAATTCTTCCAGCATGCATGCACATAATAACTTGTAATGCATAGTTATGAATAACTCCAAATTGGTAGCCAAATAATATCTAAAAGTGTATATATGCTGACGTACTTGGAGTCCCATGGCTGTGATCACTACCGTAGTAGGTTGCTCTTGATGTGTAACTAAAAACGTCTTGAGTGGCGCATATAGCAGGCAAGAGCAATACCATGCAGATCACACAAAGAATACCAACTTGGTTTTCAAGTCCTGCAAGACCCATATCTTAATGACAAGGCTTCTTGATAAAGGGTAAGTTAATGGAAGAAAGAGACCAAAACCAAAGCTCTAATTAAGAAGCATGCAGATAGAGTTGCAGAAGAAAATGGACGAGGAGGCTAATTCGAATTGGAAAGCAAAGAAATCGTAGTCTAGCATTTATAGGATTTGAGGGGCGACCACAAAAGGTCATGTGTTGAAGTGAGAGAGGCACTTTTTTCTCCCACTTAGGGAGAAAAGGAATTATATTTagaattatatttgtattattaatgCCAATTGTATGTAGTGGGTGCTaatgacaaaatatatataattgattttaggaaaaaataataaaaaaattaataataaaaaaaataatctaatatgagagtttttcttaaataaaacaatctctaaaatatgtgattttgcaTTTTCATGTAGAGAAACCAATGCTTTAGAGCAATCTCAATTCTAATGGATTATCATTTTAAAGTTAATCCAAGTTTTAACTTTTGTGACATGAAAATGTCTTAGCCTATTCCATTCACATCCAATTCTCATATTGGATtatccatttattttttatataataaaaaaatattatttttaatttatttatttttattatattttaccattgtactaatactaaattaattagtaatcatattctacTTAAATACATGATTAATCATATTCTACCAAGAAAAGAGATGCAATGCACGGAAtagatgatttttattttgcatttactGTAGCATAAATTAACTGTTCATGCACTTTGCATAATCCACTACATAGGATATTTTgtcctaataataaaaaataatattaaaataatccaatGCACACGATATTTAGGTAATCCATTGAGATATTTGCACTAATGCTCTTAATATTGAGTACCCCTGGAGACCATTTCTGGAATAAAAATCATTGCGCGCATGTTTAAAATATTGCTAGAAGGACATGGCCCTATAACGGTATTACCCCATTATCTAGCAACAATCTCGGCATCATCGTTATTAATGACAAAGAATTTCAACATATGAAGTGATTTGGTAATCTACGGGTGAACTCGGAAAGATGCTAACAGAAGCTTAAAAACAGGTAGCAGAGAAgacatattttcattttaaaatcagTTTAAAATCTAAATACTCAAATTTCAAATCCTTAAACTCATCTAAACTCAAAACGTCTTTCCAGAGGTCCATAATCTTTTTTAACTCATTAATACTTCTTTACATGTGGGactcacaatttttttcaacttctcataaatacatttaaattgatcatcttaatatctaaacatatctaaattcatcttggGTAAGCTTCACAAAACTTACTCTATTATCCCATAAACTCTTTATTGTTCATAAATAACTTAACTTATTTTTACCCAGCTTAACATGCAAACGAAGGCTAAGAGAGCTCAAAATATAACAAGaagaatattttatacaatttacacccaaataaaacatacttcatCCCTAATTAGTTTTCTTTTCAGTGGTAAAGCcaaagtattaattattgtatatataaatgttgCATAATCAGactatatatcatttttcttcttcaaataaCACTTTCTAtatgggctttgctacatacagttgccagatgcagtcggcgtgcagtcggctatacggaatgaataaaaaaaaattataaaaaaatttttttatattcaaggggacctacatgaattattaaaagttataaaaataattttttttttcatgtaactcccgtattaatttgtttttacagccgactgcacgccgactgcatctgccgactgcaaaaagtatttctcttctaTATATACTCcttccaaagaaaaataaactgcaatatatacatattagaagATCTTTTGTGAtcaatcgattttttttttttttatgtgcacATTAGTTTTGTgatcaatagatttttttttttcttgtacaaAAAAAAGAGAGTTCATGGTGGATGGCCAGCCTACCCACTGGCCATCTCATCTCTGTtaaacactattttttttttatttaaaaatataaaaacaatagaaaaataaaaaggaagtagCTTTTACTGTCGGATGCACTTCTTGTTTCAAGTCAAAGCCGGCATGCTAAGAAGTAAACACAATATAACCCACTAGCTAGGCTGGCCATCTCATCTCTGTTAATAGTATAGCCatcaaacaataaaaagtaaACACAATATAACCCACGTCCACCATAGCCGGCCACCATCTTCATCCTCTTGGGACTCACAGcgcattaataa
This Carya illinoinensis cultivar Pawnee chromosome 11, C.illinoinensisPawnee_v1, whole genome shotgun sequence DNA region includes the following protein-coding sequences:
- the LOC122280914 gene encoding expansin-like B1; this encodes MGLAGLENQVGILCVICMVLLLPAICATQDVFSYTSRATYYGSDHSHGTPSGTCGFGEFGRTVNDGSVAGVSKLYKNATGCGACYQVRCTSSQYCSKDGVNVVVTDFSKGDNIDFILSSRAYERLARPGTKGDKELFDRGVIDVEYQRVSCRFPGHNLMFKVHEQSKYPNYLALVVIYAAGKNDITAVELCQEDCKHWRGMHKAFGAVWELSNQVPSGPIKVRFQVGGSGWVESKNDLPALWKSGVAYDSNIQL